From one Anopheles bellator chromosome 1, idAnoBellAS_SP24_06.2, whole genome shotgun sequence genomic stretch:
- the LOC131206448 gene encoding tripeptidyl-peptidase 2 isoform X2: protein MSKEVTAGEDGTLQGLSGRTLKLSSTMMAKNVAGMEFRVGLKSMHDLCPSRIRERIMNDLKVKTWDDPHKTAYSAACRELTEFDAANPSPTALSGKEKLMKENLECTMEFLSACEKKFIDFKTSYDCVLFPTKEGWMAVIDTTERGDLENAIHVLEYSQSHQMVNLDDYLSISINVHDKGNVLEIVGVCSSHGTHVASIASGYHPDNPELNGVAPAARIISLTIGDGRLETMETGTALVRAIIKVAELCEAGRRVDVINMSYGEHGHWSNSGRVGELMTELVNRYGVVWVSSVGNHGPALCTIGTPPDISQPSCVGVGAYFSPEMMEAEYTLHQKLPGNVYTWSSRDPCIDGGFGVTICAPGAAIASVPQFTMCKAQLMNGTSMSAPHVAGAVGLLISGLKQKSVPYTAFSIKRALWNTATKLDYVDKFAQGNGLLNVEKAFDHLTTYCELLENKIRFAVTVGNSNAKGIHLRHGVLTKVEEYSVNIEPIFFNEKFAEPRDKINFNIRFTLIPTEPWINCGNYLDLCYSARKIVVKVDPTGLAPGVYRASVKAYDSTCPEKGVLFEIPVTVVQPHVVDPKTNEFVRRDPPLECRPNTIIREFLLVPKYATWAIVEMISADPSDAVGGKFFLHTLQVLPQKYCKAMELQKILPVNGMAPTIQPVKVVEDHILEVCIAKYWSNFGRLLLRYSVKFHGISPLNGSIMHSAGGIHRIDLTALVSEEVQPIVSLKTAAMVLKPIESKVMPLTSRDVIYPARQIYQNVLSYHLHLAKNYEVALYTPLFSNILYESEFESQFWMVFDANKQMVRCGDAYSNEKYEKLVKGDYTVRLQLRHEKRELLEKLNEANIVVNFKLPNNLSVDVYKSYNQVLSGGKKLTNYLLPTGVCRPIYLAPISSEKLQKASIPPYCSWLEGHILYAKEEFVKKCVSHNFRYLLIEGQPQKKNVSSVGGVVGGNAATPNGTNISITASPSTSNGNSTNATSSDSGAGGPKENKTRWDEYCEGLRDFQTGLISKMDDENANNLYRTVLKENPDHLPAHLAMVDSIEGGEKMPNLPHAFKGSLDPSDQAAATVLKVKLLHIIQLSGLVLKGIDQNALLAYYGIKVDNRHNASKIKIQMDKQKQLLLDACQRKFIALCKLNEIQKLFDAQDPSQPNYEEELEQLYGDVGKFIEYIDSKVLLLSVWHAFYMKHHGRMLKYLHKLYEEKLSRDVLEETLAVVNCKKWNHVSKLLSKIIVSSHPQGYRPF from the exons ATGAGCAAAGAGGTGACCGCCGGCGAAGACGGGACGCTGCAAGGATTGTCAGGCCGAACACTTAAATTGTCTTCGACTATGATGGCGAAAAACGTGGCTGGAATGGAGTTTCGAGTTGGTCTGAAGAGTATGCACGATCTATGTCCGTCTCGTATTCGCGAACGCATCATGAACGatctgaaagtgaaaacgtgGGACGATCCGCATAAAACGGCATATAGTGCTGCTTGCCGCGAGTTAACCGAATTTGATGCCGCGAACCCCTCGCCAACCGCTCTCAGTGGGAAGGAAAAGCTGATGAAGGAGAATCTGGAATGCACGATGGAGTTTTTGAGTGCATGCGAGAAAAAATTTATTGACTTCAAAACGTCATATGATTGCGTGCTGTTTCCTACAAAAGAAGGCTGGATGGCTGTGATCGATACAACCGAGAGAGGTGATTTGGAAAATGCAATACACGTTCTTGAGTATAGCCAATCTCACCAGATGGTCAACCTGGATGATTACCTCTCGATTTCGATCAATGTTCACGACAAGGGCAATGTTCTGGAGATCGTTGGTGTTTGCT CAAGTCACGGGACTCATGTTGCGTCAATTGCTAGTGGATATCATCCTGATAATCCCGAGTTAAACGGAGTCGCGCCGGCAGCTCGCATCATTTCGTTGACGATTGGCGATGGACGATTGGAAACGATGGAAACCGGTACTGCCTTGGTGCGAGCAATAATCAAAGTGGCCGAACTATGCGAAGCGGGCCGTCGGGTTGATGTGATAAACATGAGCTACGGAGAGCATGGACATTGGTCGAACTCGGGCCGTGTAGGAGAGCTGATGACTGAACTGGTGAACCGTTACGGTGTGGTTTGGGTATCTTCGGTCGGCAATCATGGGCCAGCCCTCTGTACCATTGGAACACCCCCTGACATAAGCCAACCAAGCTGTGTCGGTGTTGGAGCGTACTTTTCTCCCGAAATGATGGAAGCCGAATACACGCTGCACCAAAAACTGCCTGGCAACGTGTACACGTGGTCTTCCCGTGACCCCTGCATCGATGGTGGGTTTGGAGTGACAATTTGTGCTCCAGGGGCTGCGATTGCCTCTGTTCCTCAGTTTACAATGTGTAAAGCACAACTCATGAATGGAACCAGCATGTCCGCCCCACATGTTGCCGGAGCAGTTGGGTTGTTAATTTCGGGGTTGAAGCAAAAATCGGTTCCTTATACCGCGTTCAGCATCAAACGGGCGCTTTGGAATACAGCTACCAAACTCGACTACGTGGACAAATTTGCTCAAGGCAATGGCTTGTTGAACGTAGAAAAAGCATTTGATCATTTAACAACGTACTGTGAATTATTGGAGAACAAGATTCGTTTTGCAGTTACAGTTGGTAATAGCAACGCGAAAGGTATCCACCTGCGACACGGTGTTCTAACGAAGGTGGAGGAATATTCTGTGAACATTGAACCAATCTTTTTCAATGAAAAATTTGCTG AACCAAGAGATAAGATCAATTTCAATATACGGTTTACGTTGATTCCAACTGAACCGTGGATTAACTGTGGTAACTATCTTGATCTTTGTTACTCAGCCCGAAAGATTGTGGTAAAGGTGGACCCAACAGGCCTTGCACCCGGTGTTTATAGAGCAAGTGTGAAAGCATATGATTCAACCTGTCCGGAGAAAGGCGTGCTTTTTGAAATCCCTGTGACCGTTGTGCAACCGCACGTAGTAGACCCGAAAACCAATGAATTCGTGCGTCGTGATCCGCCCCTCGAATGCAGACCGAACACTATCATCCGAGAATTTCTGCTTGTACCGAAATACGCTACGTGGGCCATTGTTGAAATGATTTCGGCTGATCCGAGTGACGCCGTGGGGGGCAAATTCTTTCTCCACACGTTGCAAGTGCTCCCTCAGAAGTATTGCAAAGCGATGGAATTGCAAAAAATTCTACCGGTTAACGGAATGGCGCCTACTATTCAACCGGTGAAAGTTGTG GAAGATCACATTTTAGAAGTGTGCATTGCGAAGTATTGGTCAAACTTTGGACGCCTGCTGTTACGGTATTCAGTGAAGTTCCATGGCATTAGTCCCCTAAATGGAT CTATTATGCACAGTGCAGGTGGCATTCACCGTATTGATCTGACAGCCTTGGTCAGTGAAGAAGTGCAACCGATCGTTTCACTAAAAACGGCCGCTATGGTACTGAAGCCGATCGAATCAAAAGTAATGCCTTTGACCAGCCGTGATGTTATCTATCCTGCACGTCAAATCTACCAAAATGTGCTCTCGTATCATCTGCACTTGGCTAAGAACTATGAAGTTGCGCTTTACACACCTCTTTTCAGCAACATTCTGTACGAGAGCGAATTTGAATCTCAGTTCTGGATGGTGTTcgatgcaaacaaacaaatggtcCGTTGTGGAGATGCGTATTCCAACGAAAAGTACGAAAAACTTGTAAAAGGCGACTACACAGTTCGCCTTCAGTTGCGTCACGAGAAACGCGAGCTGTTAGAAAAGCTCAACGAAGCAAACATTGTGGTCAATTTTAAGTTGCCTAACAACTTGTCGGTCGACGTGTACAAATCATATAATCAGGTGCTGTCCGGTGGTAAAAAACTCACTAATTATTTACTACCGACCGGTGTCTGTCGTCCTATTTACCTCGCGCCTATAAGCAGTGAAAAGCTCCAAAAAGCTTCAATTCCACCGTATTGTTCATGGCTTGAGGGTCATATTCTCTACGCCAAAGAAGAGTTTGTTAAGAAGTGTGTTTCGCACAATTTTCGGTACTTGCTTATTGAAGGTCAgccacaaaagaaaaatgtgagcTCTGTAGGAGGTGTAGTTGGAGGTAATGCCGCAACACCCAACGGAACCAACATTTCCATCACTGCCTCCCCATCAACTAGCAACGGAAACTCTACAAACGCTACTTCAAGCGATAGTGGGGCTGGTGGAcctaaagaaaacaaaacaaggtgGGATGAATACTGTGAAGGTTTGCGCGACTTTCAAACGGGTCTTATATCGAAAATGGATGATGAGAATGCGAACAATTTATACCGAACCGTGCTAAAAGAAAATCCGGACCACCTACCTGCTCATTTGGCGATGGTGGACAGTATTGAGGGAGGTGAAAAAATGCCTAACCTTCCACACGCATTCAAAGGTTCGTTGGATCCAAGCGATCAGGCCGCGGCGACCGTCCTAAAGGTTAAACTATTGCATATCATCCAATTGAGCGGCCTCGTTCTGAAGGGGATCGATCAGAACGCTTTACTGGCATACTACGGTATTAAGGTCGACAATCGCCATAATGCGTCGAAAATTAAGAT ACAAATGGATAAACAAAAGCAACTTCTTCTGGATGCGTGTCAAAGAAAGTTCATAGCCCTTTGTAAACTTAATGAGATACAAAAACTTTTCGATGCGCAAGATCCTAGCCAACCAAACTACGAAGAAGAATTGGAACAATTGTATGGTGACGTTGGCAAGTTTATTGAATACATCGATTCGAAG GTGTTACTGTTATCAGTCTGGCATGCATTTTACATGAAACATCACGGACGTATGCTCAAGTATTTGCACAAATTGTACGAAGAGAAACTAAGTCGCGATGTCCTGGAG
- the LOC131206448 gene encoding tripeptidyl-peptidase 2 isoform X1 yields MEMESFVEVKFPVTSLVPKHETGVLNFLRKYPQYDGRDVTIAILDSGVDPMAKGLEQVPGGGVKVIERYDCSGCGDVDMSKEVTAGEDGTLQGLSGRTLKLSSTMMAKNVAGMEFRVGLKSMHDLCPSRIRERIMNDLKVKTWDDPHKTAYSAACRELTEFDAANPSPTALSGKEKLMKENLECTMEFLSACEKKFIDFKTSYDCVLFPTKEGWMAVIDTTERGDLENAIHVLEYSQSHQMVNLDDYLSISINVHDKGNVLEIVGVCSSHGTHVASIASGYHPDNPELNGVAPAARIISLTIGDGRLETMETGTALVRAIIKVAELCEAGRRVDVINMSYGEHGHWSNSGRVGELMTELVNRYGVVWVSSVGNHGPALCTIGTPPDISQPSCVGVGAYFSPEMMEAEYTLHQKLPGNVYTWSSRDPCIDGGFGVTICAPGAAIASVPQFTMCKAQLMNGTSMSAPHVAGAVGLLISGLKQKSVPYTAFSIKRALWNTATKLDYVDKFAQGNGLLNVEKAFDHLTTYCELLENKIRFAVTVGNSNAKGIHLRHGVLTKVEEYSVNIEPIFFNEKFAEPRDKINFNIRFTLIPTEPWINCGNYLDLCYSARKIVVKVDPTGLAPGVYRASVKAYDSTCPEKGVLFEIPVTVVQPHVVDPKTNEFVRRDPPLECRPNTIIREFLLVPKYATWAIVEMISADPSDAVGGKFFLHTLQVLPQKYCKAMELQKILPVNGMAPTIQPVKVVEDHILEVCIAKYWSNFGRLLLRYSVKFHGISPLNGSIMHSAGGIHRIDLTALVSEEVQPIVSLKTAAMVLKPIESKVMPLTSRDVIYPARQIYQNVLSYHLHLAKNYEVALYTPLFSNILYESEFESQFWMVFDANKQMVRCGDAYSNEKYEKLVKGDYTVRLQLRHEKRELLEKLNEANIVVNFKLPNNLSVDVYKSYNQVLSGGKKLTNYLLPTGVCRPIYLAPISSEKLQKASIPPYCSWLEGHILYAKEEFVKKCVSHNFRYLLIEGQPQKKNGAGGPKENKTRWDEYCEGLRDFQTGLISKMDDENANNLYRTVLKENPDHLPAHLAMVDSIEGGEKMPNLPHAFKGSLDPSDQAAATVLKVKLLHIIQLSGLVLKGIDQNALLAYYGIKVDNRHNASKIKIQMDKQKQLLLDACQRKFIALCKLNEIQKLFDAQDPSQPNYEEELEQLYGDVGKFIEYIDSKVLLLSVWHAFYMKHHGRMLKYLHKLYEEKLSRDVLEETLAVVNCKKWNHVSKLLSKIIVSSHPQGYRPF; encoded by the exons atggaaatggaaagttttGTTGAGGTAAAGTTTCCCGTAACGTCGCTAGTGCCGAAGCACGAAACCGGGGTGCTCAACTTTCTCCGCAAGTACCCGCAGTACGACGGAAGAGATGTAACAATTGCGATTCTCGACTCTGGCGTTGATCCCATGGCAAAAGGATTAGAG CAAGTTCCTGGAGGTGGCGTAAAGGTAATCGAGCGGTACGACTGTTCCGGGTGTGGCGATGTGGATATGAGCAAAGAGGTGACCGCCGGCGAAGACGGGACGCTGCAAGGATTGTCAGGCCGAACACTTAAATTGTCTTCGACTATGATGGCGAAAAACGTGGCTGGAATGGAGTTTCGAGTTGGTCTGAAGAGTATGCACGATCTATGTCCGTCTCGTATTCGCGAACGCATCATGAACGatctgaaagtgaaaacgtgGGACGATCCGCATAAAACGGCATATAGTGCTGCTTGCCGCGAGTTAACCGAATTTGATGCCGCGAACCCCTCGCCAACCGCTCTCAGTGGGAAGGAAAAGCTGATGAAGGAGAATCTGGAATGCACGATGGAGTTTTTGAGTGCATGCGAGAAAAAATTTATTGACTTCAAAACGTCATATGATTGCGTGCTGTTTCCTACAAAAGAAGGCTGGATGGCTGTGATCGATACAACCGAGAGAGGTGATTTGGAAAATGCAATACACGTTCTTGAGTATAGCCAATCTCACCAGATGGTCAACCTGGATGATTACCTCTCGATTTCGATCAATGTTCACGACAAGGGCAATGTTCTGGAGATCGTTGGTGTTTGCT CAAGTCACGGGACTCATGTTGCGTCAATTGCTAGTGGATATCATCCTGATAATCCCGAGTTAAACGGAGTCGCGCCGGCAGCTCGCATCATTTCGTTGACGATTGGCGATGGACGATTGGAAACGATGGAAACCGGTACTGCCTTGGTGCGAGCAATAATCAAAGTGGCCGAACTATGCGAAGCGGGCCGTCGGGTTGATGTGATAAACATGAGCTACGGAGAGCATGGACATTGGTCGAACTCGGGCCGTGTAGGAGAGCTGATGACTGAACTGGTGAACCGTTACGGTGTGGTTTGGGTATCTTCGGTCGGCAATCATGGGCCAGCCCTCTGTACCATTGGAACACCCCCTGACATAAGCCAACCAAGCTGTGTCGGTGTTGGAGCGTACTTTTCTCCCGAAATGATGGAAGCCGAATACACGCTGCACCAAAAACTGCCTGGCAACGTGTACACGTGGTCTTCCCGTGACCCCTGCATCGATGGTGGGTTTGGAGTGACAATTTGTGCTCCAGGGGCTGCGATTGCCTCTGTTCCTCAGTTTACAATGTGTAAAGCACAACTCATGAATGGAACCAGCATGTCCGCCCCACATGTTGCCGGAGCAGTTGGGTTGTTAATTTCGGGGTTGAAGCAAAAATCGGTTCCTTATACCGCGTTCAGCATCAAACGGGCGCTTTGGAATACAGCTACCAAACTCGACTACGTGGACAAATTTGCTCAAGGCAATGGCTTGTTGAACGTAGAAAAAGCATTTGATCATTTAACAACGTACTGTGAATTATTGGAGAACAAGATTCGTTTTGCAGTTACAGTTGGTAATAGCAACGCGAAAGGTATCCACCTGCGACACGGTGTTCTAACGAAGGTGGAGGAATATTCTGTGAACATTGAACCAATCTTTTTCAATGAAAAATTTGCTG AACCAAGAGATAAGATCAATTTCAATATACGGTTTACGTTGATTCCAACTGAACCGTGGATTAACTGTGGTAACTATCTTGATCTTTGTTACTCAGCCCGAAAGATTGTGGTAAAGGTGGACCCAACAGGCCTTGCACCCGGTGTTTATAGAGCAAGTGTGAAAGCATATGATTCAACCTGTCCGGAGAAAGGCGTGCTTTTTGAAATCCCTGTGACCGTTGTGCAACCGCACGTAGTAGACCCGAAAACCAATGAATTCGTGCGTCGTGATCCGCCCCTCGAATGCAGACCGAACACTATCATCCGAGAATTTCTGCTTGTACCGAAATACGCTACGTGGGCCATTGTTGAAATGATTTCGGCTGATCCGAGTGACGCCGTGGGGGGCAAATTCTTTCTCCACACGTTGCAAGTGCTCCCTCAGAAGTATTGCAAAGCGATGGAATTGCAAAAAATTCTACCGGTTAACGGAATGGCGCCTACTATTCAACCGGTGAAAGTTGTG GAAGATCACATTTTAGAAGTGTGCATTGCGAAGTATTGGTCAAACTTTGGACGCCTGCTGTTACGGTATTCAGTGAAGTTCCATGGCATTAGTCCCCTAAATGGAT CTATTATGCACAGTGCAGGTGGCATTCACCGTATTGATCTGACAGCCTTGGTCAGTGAAGAAGTGCAACCGATCGTTTCACTAAAAACGGCCGCTATGGTACTGAAGCCGATCGAATCAAAAGTAATGCCTTTGACCAGCCGTGATGTTATCTATCCTGCACGTCAAATCTACCAAAATGTGCTCTCGTATCATCTGCACTTGGCTAAGAACTATGAAGTTGCGCTTTACACACCTCTTTTCAGCAACATTCTGTACGAGAGCGAATTTGAATCTCAGTTCTGGATGGTGTTcgatgcaaacaaacaaatggtcCGTTGTGGAGATGCGTATTCCAACGAAAAGTACGAAAAACTTGTAAAAGGCGACTACACAGTTCGCCTTCAGTTGCGTCACGAGAAACGCGAGCTGTTAGAAAAGCTCAACGAAGCAAACATTGTGGTCAATTTTAAGTTGCCTAACAACTTGTCGGTCGACGTGTACAAATCATATAATCAGGTGCTGTCCGGTGGTAAAAAACTCACTAATTATTTACTACCGACCGGTGTCTGTCGTCCTATTTACCTCGCGCCTATAAGCAGTGAAAAGCTCCAAAAAGCTTCAATTCCACCGTATTGTTCATGGCTTGAGGGTCATATTCTCTACGCCAAAGAAGAGTTTGTTAAGAAGTGTGTTTCGCACAATTTTCGGTACTTGCTTATTGAAGGTCAgccacaaaagaaaaa TGGGGCTGGTGGAcctaaagaaaacaaaacaaggtgGGATGAATACTGTGAAGGTTTGCGCGACTTTCAAACGGGTCTTATATCGAAAATGGATGATGAGAATGCGAACAATTTATACCGAACCGTGCTAAAAGAAAATCCGGACCACCTACCTGCTCATTTGGCGATGGTGGACAGTATTGAGGGAGGTGAAAAAATGCCTAACCTTCCACACGCATTCAAAGGTTCGTTGGATCCAAGCGATCAGGCCGCGGCGACCGTCCTAAAGGTTAAACTATTGCATATCATCCAATTGAGCGGCCTCGTTCTGAAGGGGATCGATCAGAACGCTTTACTGGCATACTACGGTATTAAGGTCGACAATCGCCATAATGCGTCGAAAATTAAGAT ACAAATGGATAAACAAAAGCAACTTCTTCTGGATGCGTGTCAAAGAAAGTTCATAGCCCTTTGTAAACTTAATGAGATACAAAAACTTTTCGATGCGCAAGATCCTAGCCAACCAAACTACGAAGAAGAATTGGAACAATTGTATGGTGACGTTGGCAAGTTTATTGAATACATCGATTCGAAG GTGTTACTGTTATCAGTCTGGCATGCATTTTACATGAAACATCACGGACGTATGCTCAAGTATTTGCACAAATTGTACGAAGAGAAACTAAGTCGCGATGTCCTGGAG